One genomic region from Candidatus Ryanbacteria bacterium CG10_big_fil_rev_8_21_14_0_10_43_42 encodes:
- a CDS encoding dUTP diphosphatase: MKISIKRIDKTLPLPEYKTEGAAAFDMYARVDVVIEPGTIGIIPSNLIIKSPPDYVLIMASRSSTPKRGLIIPHGIGIVDGDYCGNKDELGCQVYNITKDPVHIKRGERIGQALFVRLGKVSKWEETDSMENNSRGGFGSTGIT; the protein is encoded by the coding sequence ATGAAAATTTCAATAAAACGAATAGATAAAACATTGCCGTTGCCGGAATATAAAACAGAAGGAGCGGCGGCTTTTGATATGTATGCACGCGTAGATGTGGTTATAGAGCCGGGAACAATTGGTATTATTCCCTCAAATCTTATCATTAAATCCCCGCCGGATTATGTTCTTATTATGGCATCTCGCTCCAGTACGCCAAAGCGCGGACTTATTATTCCGCATGGCATTGGTATCGTGGACGGGGATTATTGTGGAAACAAAGATGAGCTTGGGTGTCAGGTATACAACATCACAAAAGACCCTGTACATATTAAACGAGGGGAACGCATTGGACAGGCTCTGTTTGTGCGTCTGGGAAAAGTATCTAAGTGGGAAGAAACAGATTCGATGGAGAACAATAGCAGGGGAGGGTTTGGTAGTACGGGAATTACGTAA
- the zwf gene encoding glucose-6-phosphate dehydrogenase, with translation MYNDYMESPTTFVIFGATGDLARKKLIPALFDLYVKKMLPDVFYIMGFSRRVCEIETFHDMVRDAIGEKMHNHAKEKEDAFLKHVSYVQGSFEDAEAYKNLAEALITLDNILAKKCSNKIFYLAVPPISFASIFTNLADAGLSIPCVGGWTRILVEKPFGKDLHTAQELDATLGLLFKEEQIFRIDHYLAKETIQNIIAFRFANTIFGPLWDKDHIEKVEVQLLEDIDVGTRGSFYDGVGALRDLGQSHILQMVALIAMEDPKELDASLIRAARAKVFTCLRPFTKNDIKTQVVRGQYVGYRDTKGVDPNSATETYFRMKTYIDNERWRDVPFYLEAGKALHEKRTEITLYFREKVSCVCPKDTDQHHQNMLTIRLQPNEGMSLLFWVKKPGFGMDLEPQRLSFSYADSPNAVMFPDAYERVLHDCVRGDQTLFASTEEVNAEWKFITPILQNWQDNPLMEYEKGSKPKHTIS, from the coding sequence ATGTATAATGACTATATGGAATCCCCCACAACATTTGTCATATTTGGTGCCACTGGAGATCTCGCGCGGAAAAAACTAATTCCGGCACTGTTTGATTTATATGTAAAAAAAATGTTGCCGGATGTTTTTTATATTATGGGGTTTTCCCGGCGAGTTTGTGAGATAGAAACATTTCATGATATGGTGCGGGATGCTATTGGGGAGAAAATGCATAATCACGCGAAGGAAAAGGAGGATGCTTTTTTAAAACATGTTTCGTATGTGCAAGGATCGTTCGAAGATGCTGAAGCATATAAAAATCTTGCCGAAGCCCTTATAACTCTTGATAACATTCTTGCAAAAAAATGTTCTAATAAGATTTTTTATCTTGCGGTTCCTCCCATATCGTTTGCGTCTATTTTTACAAATTTGGCGGATGCAGGTCTTTCCATTCCGTGTGTGGGTGGGTGGACGCGTATTTTGGTGGAAAAGCCGTTTGGAAAAGATTTGCATACGGCGCAGGAACTTGATGCAACGTTGGGACTACTCTTTAAAGAAGAGCAGATTTTTCGTATTGACCATTATCTTGCTAAAGAAACAATACAGAATATTATTGCATTTCGTTTTGCAAACACCATTTTTGGTCCGCTTTGGGATAAAGACCATATAGAAAAGGTGGAAGTGCAATTGTTGGAAGATATCGATGTGGGCACGCGCGGATCATTTTATGATGGCGTAGGAGCGCTTAGAGATTTGGGGCAAAGTCATATTCTTCAAATGGTGGCGCTTATTGCTATGGAAGATCCGAAAGAGTTGGATGCGTCTTTAATTCGTGCGGCGCGCGCAAAGGTATTTACGTGCCTGCGTCCTTTTACAAAAAATGATATCAAAACACAGGTGGTACGCGGACAGTACGTTGGTTATCGGGATACGAAAGGTGTCGATCCCAATTCCGCAACGGAGACATATTTTCGTATGAAGACATATATTGATAATGAACGATGGCGCGATGTGCCGTTTTATTTGGAAGCGGGAAAAGCACTGCATGAGAAACGAACAGAGATAACCTTATATTTTCGGGAAAAGGTATCGTGTGTATGTCCGAAGGATACCGATCAGCATCATCAAAATATGTTAACCATTCGTCTTCAGCCGAATGAAGGAATGTCCCTTTTATTCTGGGTAAAAAAACCCGGGTTTGGCATGGATTTAGAGCCACAGCGCTTATCGTTTTCGTACGCTGATTCTCCCAACGCTGTTATGTTCCCGGATGCTTATGAGCGCGTACTTCATGATTGCGTTCGGGGAGATCAGACATTATTTGCAAGTACGGAAGAAGTTAATGCGGAGTGGAAGTTTATAACACCCATACTCCAGAATTGGCAGGATAATCCCTTGATGGAGTATGAAAAAGGGAGCAAGCCCAAGCATACTATAAGCTAA
- the gnd gene encoding 6-phosphogluconate dehydrogenase (decarboxylating), giving the protein MKLGYIGLGKMGLNMVEHLLEQKHELVVFDENREVMQRIAWGGVKTATSVWDVVNSLEGPRLIWLMVPHTVVDAVIDDLIPILKEDDTIIDGGNSFYKNSMANAKKLEEVGINFLDVGTSGGPKGARDGACLMIGGKKEIYKKFEPLFKDIAAPDAYGYMGPSGAGHFVKMVHNGIEYGMMQAMGEGFQIMQTSPFGLDLPKIADVYNHRSVVESRLTEWLVEAYKTHGADLADISGSVKQSGEGLWTVEAAKELGVSAPIIEGAVKFRTESEHNPSYAGKILSALRTTFGGHEVKK; this is encoded by the coding sequence ATGAAGCTAGGTTATATCGGTCTTGGAAAAATGGGACTTAATATGGTGGAGCACTTGCTTGAACAAAAGCATGAACTTGTTGTCTTTGATGAAAATAGAGAGGTTATGCAACGCATTGCGTGGGGTGGCGTGAAAACCGCTACATCTGTGTGGGACGTTGTTAATTCGCTCGAAGGACCGCGCCTTATCTGGCTTATGGTGCCGCATACCGTGGTGGATGCAGTAATTGATGATTTAATTCCCATCTTGAAGGAAGACGATACCATTATCGATGGCGGAAATTCGTTCTATAAAAATTCAATGGCGAATGCAAAAAAGTTGGAAGAGGTGGGAATTAATTTTTTGGACGTAGGGACATCGGGAGGGCCTAAGGGCGCGCGTGATGGAGCATGTCTTATGATTGGGGGCAAAAAAGAAATATACAAAAAGTTTGAACCGTTATTCAAGGACATTGCCGCTCCCGATGCGTATGGTTATATGGGACCATCCGGTGCGGGACATTTTGTTAAGATGGTGCATAACGGTATTGAGTACGGTATGATGCAAGCAATGGGAGAGGGTTTTCAAATTATGCAGACATCTCCTTTTGGTTTGGATTTGCCTAAAATAGCCGATGTATATAATCATCGTTCTGTGGTGGAGTCACGTCTCACGGAGTGGCTGGTGGAAGCGTATAAGACGCATGGCGCTGACCTTGCCGATATTTCCGGTTCAGTCAAGCAAAGCGGAGAAGGGCTTTGGACTGTAGAGGCGGCGAAAGAGCTGGGCGTGTCAGCACCCATTATTGAAGGCGCGGTAAAATTTCGTACGGAGTCGGAACATAATCCCAGTTATGCGGGGAAGATATTGTCGGCTTTGCGCACCACTTTTGGGGGGCATGAGGTAAAAAAATGA
- a CDS encoding dihydrofolate reductase, with protein MNISIIAAMGENGVIGNKGKLPWDMPADMRHFRSCTVGRPVVMGSKTFASIGHPLSERKNIILTRNKAYIAAHGCLVMYSPHEIMEKYKEEQELMVIGGAGIYETFLPYAHYMYLTYIKHVFEGDVYFPSFNEDEWSEISREDHEADKENPYPYAFITRKRKCI; from the coding sequence ATGAATATATCGATTATAGCGGCCATGGGGGAGAATGGTGTGATTGGTAATAAGGGAAAGTTGCCGTGGGATATGCCTGCAGACATGCGGCATTTTCGCTCTTGCACGGTAGGGAGACCGGTAGTGATGGGGAGTAAGACATTCGCATCCATTGGTCATCCGCTTTCAGAAAGAAAAAATATCATACTTACCCGCAACAAGGCGTATATCGCGGCACATGGGTGTTTAGTTATGTATTCACCTCACGAAATTATGGAAAAATATAAAGAAGAACAGGAACTTATGGTTATTGGAGGTGCCGGAATATATGAAACATTTCTTCCGTACGCACATTATATGTATCTAACATACATTAAACATGTTTTTGAAGGGGATGTATATTTTCCATCGTTTAATGAAGACGAATGGAGTGAAATATCGCGAGAAGACCACGAAGCCGATAAAGAAAATCCATACCCATATGCATTCATTACCCGTAAGCGAAAATGTATATGA
- a CDS encoding 2'-deoxycytidine 5'-triphosphate deaminase, whose translation MTTKNIGALPVQLIRDLINAGHIHGAEMENISPASLDLALSDELYRINEVFLPYPNESIRNLMKEVHTTPHAPHEPLIRGNTYLARLRESLALPHEVYAYCNPKSSTGRNDIHVRVLADGIPRFDFAPAGYKGELWVTITPNSFSTNIPPGEKLSQIRFFTHDTRLSELELQLAIERDKLLWDASGTPIRYQNLHMSDRDGSLILTVDLSGEHVGWESIPGNAVLDLSKKREHDPFTFFRPVFCRNGRILLKQGHFYILRTKEAIRVPPYLASEIVPMDERAGEFRSHYAGFFDPGWGWGKDGEGKGRTAVMEVRPLFQDVALRDGQPIAKFRFEHLTHLPEKHYDEVETSHYTNQSRTAVLSKHFRLPGKITINLT comes from the coding sequence ATGACTACCAAAAACATAGGCGCCCTTCCCGTTCAGCTGATTCGCGATCTTATCAATGCGGGCCATATTCATGGCGCAGAAATGGAAAACATAAGCCCCGCATCTCTCGATCTCGCATTATCAGACGAATTGTACCGCATTAATGAAGTATTTCTTCCATACCCAAACGAATCCATACGCAACCTCATGAAAGAAGTACATACAACGCCGCACGCGCCACACGAACCACTAATAAGGGGTAATACTTATCTGGCTCGTCTTCGGGAATCTCTTGCGCTCCCTCATGAGGTATATGCTTACTGTAATCCCAAATCAAGTACCGGCCGAAATGATATACATGTACGCGTCCTCGCAGACGGCATACCGCGCTTTGACTTTGCTCCCGCCGGATATAAAGGAGAATTATGGGTAACTATTACACCCAATTCATTTTCAACCAACATACCGCCCGGAGAAAAACTTTCCCAAATACGGTTTTTCACACATGACACCCGCCTTTCGGAACTCGAATTGCAACTCGCAATTGAACGCGATAAACTCTTATGGGATGCTTCTGGCACACCCATACGTTATCAAAATCTTCATATGAGCGACCGAGACGGATCTCTTATTCTTACCGTGGATCTTTCCGGAGAACATGTCGGATGGGAAAGTATTCCGGGAAATGCCGTATTAGACCTCTCTAAAAAACGTGAACATGACCCATTCACCTTTTTCCGCCCCGTGTTTTGTAGAAACGGACGCATTCTTTTAAAGCAAGGGCATTTTTATATTCTTCGCACAAAAGAAGCTATTCGTGTACCTCCCTATCTTGCTTCCGAAATTGTTCCCATGGACGAACGCGCCGGTGAATTCCGTTCGCACTATGCGGGATTTTTTGATCCCGGATGGGGATGGGGGAAAGATGGCGAAGGAAAAGGACGAACCGCTGTTATGGAAGTGCGTCCCCTTTTTCAAGACGTGGCTCTGCGCGATGGACAACCTATTGCCAAATTTCGCTTTGAACATTTAACCCATCTTCCCGAAAAGCATTATGATGAGGTTGAAACATCCCATTATACTAATCAGTCCCGCACAGCAGTGCTTTCCAAACACTTTCGTTTACCCGGAAAAATAACCATTAATCTTACGTAA
- a CDS encoding thymidylate synthase has protein sequence MKQYIDALTHIMDHGVDRPTRTGVDTRGVFGMQMRYAMADGFPAVTTKKLAFKSITAELLWLLSGSSDVKDLQKLGSHIWDANANADYWKPKARFEGDLGRVYGVQWRSWKAPDGREIDQIAEAIRRIKETPHDRRIIVTAWNPGELDQMALPPCHAFFQFSVADSKLSLQMYQRSCDMFLGVPFNIASYALLLHMVAQVTDLVPGDFIHTLGDAHIYHNHFDQVREQISRTPYPSPKLVLRSAVRNINDFTMKDITLEHYQHHPSIKADMAV, from the coding sequence ATGAAGCAGTATATTGATGCGCTTACCCATATTATGGATCATGGAGTTGATAGACCTACGCGTACGGGGGTAGATACGCGTGGTGTATTTGGTATGCAGATGCGCTATGCTATGGCGGATGGATTTCCAGCGGTCACCACGAAAAAACTTGCATTTAAATCCATTACAGCGGAACTTCTTTGGCTTCTGTCGGGGAGTTCCGATGTAAAAGATTTACAGAAATTGGGATCCCATATATGGGACGCTAATGCCAATGCGGATTATTGGAAACCGAAAGCGCGTTTTGAAGGTGATCTGGGACGCGTATATGGCGTGCAGTGGCGTTCGTGGAAAGCACCGGATGGTAGAGAGATTGATCAGATAGCGGAAGCCATACGTCGTATTAAAGAAACGCCTCATGATAGGCGTATTATTGTAACAGCGTGGAATCCTGGAGAATTGGATCAGATGGCACTTCCGCCATGTCATGCTTTTTTTCAGTTTTCTGTGGCTGATAGCAAACTTTCATTGCAAATGTACCAGCGGTCATGCGATATGTTTTTAGGCGTTCCGTTCAATATTGCTTCGTATGCGCTTTTACTGCATATGGTGGCGCAGGTTACGGACCTGGTGCCGGGTGATTTTATTCATACGTTAGGAGACGCGCATATCTACCATAATCATTTTGATCAGGTGCGTGAGCAGATATCACGAACGCCGTATCCATCACCTAAACTTGTTCTGCGTTCGGCTGTGCGTAACATTAATGATTTTACTATGAAGGATATTACGTTGGAGCATTATCAGCATCACCCTTCCATTAAGGCGGATATGGCCGTTTAA